The following is a genomic window from Xenopus laevis strain J_2021 chromosome 2L, Xenopus_laevis_v10.1, whole genome shotgun sequence.
GGAGGAGGTTGAGACTAGGCAGCATTTTTGAGCCATACAGCTTTCCTAGTCTGTTAATATAATTTGGTCCTAAGCCATAAACTTCCCTAAACCATTCACCAACACATTCATAGCACTTATgggcttatttttaaaaaggGCTTATATCTGCTGAATTACAACTTCCTATTGGGCATAACAAAGGAAAAATATAGCAACCTCCtcaaatatgttattttatattttaaaagtgatttaaaatCAATGTGCAGCCAACTACAAGGTCAGTTGTGCTCACCTTGTAAATTGGTGCAGTGGGGGACCCCTATTTACAGTCACACACCATTTCCATTCATACTTATTACAAAAATCATACAGAATATATTCCTTACCCCAATTTATAATGTATCCCATATATCCCACCCATACCCTAAATGCATACTTTATATGAACTCATATGACTCTACatgtcactatatatacacacacacatcataatatatattctctatataatctcatctaattttttgtttttttatatataatatactatattaatTAAGAAtaactatttcatatatatatctatctctatacgatatatatacacacacacacacacacacacaaacacacacacaccacaatgtatattcaatttgtttttgttttttttataacatactatataaattaagaaaaactattttatatatctacacatacatacacacagcaatatatattctctatataatctaatttttttgttatttttcatatataaaatactatataaattaagaataactatttcatatatataaatatatatatataaatatatatatatatatatatatatatatctatatctatacacacacacacacacatcacaatatatattctctgtataatctaatctaatttttttttgtttttgtttttttttcttatataactcATTCTATACAAATTATGAAACACGATTTCCTACATATTGACAAATAAATGAAATccaaatacataaaaactcagtTTATACCTACCACGCTCCCTATAATCAGGGTTTTAACAATGAATATATCAAAGCAAGTAGATAAATGGAGATGAAATTCAGCTCAAATAGATGGTCAAGGAAGATGCAGGCCCTTATAGAGATGGGGTACTTACCTgcctaaacaataaaaaaaatcaacaaaagacAAAATGGTTACATAGAAAATTACAATACAGACCTACAATATAGACTAGAAGAAACtttcttataaataaaaatttcTCATGAAATCCtatggtttttaaatatttaacagtctatattagacttaaggcatggtgctCTAAATTAAAGAATTTCCCTTATCAAGGAAAGCCCAGTTTCCAAGCATTACATATCACAGATACCATAACTGTACATATTTGctgcattatatactgtattatataatttTTACTAATGCATGATTTTTCTCTCTTTCATCTCATTTTTTGTCCTTATAGCATGTTACTATAAGGATAGTTTTGCGTTATTGATATTGAAGTTTATGGTTTAGAGAGGACATAATATCACAAGCCTGTGCAGTATGATTATAAGGATGCTGGAGaactgtatatgttttatgtatatgtGTTTTAGTAAGGTTATTACAGATTAAACActttgtgatttgttttaatCTCTTACAGGAGTACCATTTATCTAAAATGGGATTGAATAGGTAGATTGCATGAGTAGAAACTATACAATCCCAAAAAACTCATTTAAGGGGAATACATAGCAGTCATCAGGCTTTGACATGCCTTTTACCATTTACTCTTTGGTTTTGACTTGTTAAGCGTAATTCAATTATACCATAAATCATGCTATATATATTAATCAAAACatctacagtggaacctcaattttacatcccctgattttacgttttccctcattttacattgttgttttgtggtcccacctatatattatgcataatacattttcctggatttacaccatttatttctggtcaactgaaaatgtaaaatgggggttctactgtatctgtaATCCCCAAATAGCCGAATATCAGTTTTTAAACATCTACGTTTCATTTGTAAAAATCGCCTACATTTGTTATCATTACTAGCTTTTTATTGCTTCTTCTATATCTCATCCTATTTaatcatagatatatatatttttttctttaaattacttTCACTCACCACTTTGACTCAAGTTGCCTCCTGTTGTTTGTGGAAGCAACTGGTGGATACAGTGGGGTGCTGCTGTAGGTGGTTGGACACTTGCTGTAGACTGTTGCAGATTTATAATGCAGGCAGATCTGATGTTAACTGCTGCAGTTTGCCATAGATGGTATGTTGGCTTGGTCACTGGCTCATCTGGCCACCAtgatgttgggtcacatgagcacAGGAGAATGCATTACTCCTGCCAATGCCAGGTGGGGTCCACATAGGAAAGTTCTTCTACCCTCTCTCTCTTGAAGGCATCAGCGGACAATCCTGGTGAAATCACACTAAACTCACTTGCGAATGGCTACAGAGAGAAAGCAAAACACTGTTACATTATAATATTTACTGTCAATAATAAAGGTAGGAAATgtcctaaaatatggcacatttGTGAGACTAAAATGTGTATTTCATTGTGGAGTGGAGTCatgatttgttttaatttcaagatCTCAACTCATCAGCTGCCATGTCCCAACCTGCCTAGTGACAATAAAGTAGAGAATTTCTGCAGCTGCACAGTATTTTGCATACTGCATGATACTCTTCCATCttatccatttaaaataaaagtccttataAACATTCATTCAATCAAACTATTAATTACAGAGTAGCTATTCAAATAtctaaagtaaaaacattttggcCTATGTTGTATGGGGAAATAAACTGATGGTCACAAACGGCACATAAGTCTAAAAGGGGTCCCTTACAATCCCTTCCCTAATGTCACATATAGCCGGACAGAGGAAGATAAAAAAGTAGAACTACAATGGCTCAGTCTGTGCAAAAATCAACTGCATATCGATATTAAGTGCAAAGCCTTTTAatctttacaaataaaatgtgaaatcaaATTTCCTCAGAAAGTGAACACTAGCCTAAAATGCACTAAAAGGAGCTAAAATGTGGATATTATGGAAGGATGTAAACCCCACATAAAACAGGTCATTGACTAGACTTAAAAGGGTTATGAAATCATCAACTGGGGGGAGTTTCCAGATGATTTTTTGTAAAACTGGCACACCCTTTTCTTCTAAAGTCTGCTGACCCCTACTCATGCCGGATAAGTAAAAAGTAAATATGAAAGAAGTATTCTATTGCCCGGTCAGTCATGTACTTACCATTTTTGGCTGAAAAGGTGTCTTCACCTTTTTCTTTTCCAGATTTTCCCAATTGATTGAAGCAAAGAATGGGTGCTCCCTGATGTTGCCATTCACTCCTAAGCGTTGCTTCTTGTCCTTCTCCAGAagctaaaaaaaagaacaataaaaatatCTGAGATTTCATGTTCGGCTCCAATGACAGAGGCATATTCAAGTAAAGTACTGGAACTGGATGTGACTGTCTCAGTAATTCTAATTCACTTGGGGAAAAAGGGTGGTGACAGTGTTTACACTAGTGCTCCAGCATAAACTCATCATAactaattaacatttaaaatgccattacctatgtttttaactgcagAAAATGATGGGCTGTTATTGACTGAGCCAAGGCATTCTCGCTGAAGTTAGCAGCATTTTCCGAGGCATTTGTTTCAATTGTGTGTATTTGCACTGCCTTATTCTCCCTGTTAACCCAGTCAATGCCACGGATAGGGTGCAGGATTGGGCTAAAGGGCTTACATTGACAGATTTGTACCATGGTCAGATACTCAATtgtttttatccaaacaatcatATTAGTAGGCAAGACAGAAtattaacaataagggggttatttactaaactccaaatgcagaaaatccaaagaatttgtgttattttagtataaaatcgtgatttaaaaaaaaaacacgaatttttcggaatttattaaagttcagcatctcagacctgccgaggttgcatataagtcaattggagaagtcacATCGATTTTTTgattgggttttgtgcaataacccgaagatttcaggttttttgggcaaaaaaaacacacattttttccctcaaacaaaattttcaggaaaatgtatttataaataagatgaaaaaaacctgtgcagatttgatctgagtttttttcaaaaaatattgagataaattcagactttgataaatgggcctccccgtatGTCTTGGACACTGATCCAAATACAAGAGTGTAAGCAGATAAGCATCCCCTGTCAGTATAACAGGCACTAAAGAAATATACATTGTGGAACATAACAAAAGCTTTGTATTTATAAGTATTCTGTTATTCCATTTCccattatttgaattatttatactGACCTTTGACAGGAGGTCCTGCAGTTCCTGGCTCATGTGACTTGGATATTCAGGAGTCTTGATTGAGATAAACTCCTTCACAACACTGATTGATGGGCTAAATGGTTGTTTAGCTGTAGCCATTTCATAGATGGTCACACCTAATGACCACCAGTCAGCCCCTGCATTATACCATTCCAGTAATAAAACCTGCAGAAAGTaaacaaaaatctaattattaAACAAGAATCTTTATGTATATACTCCTATAACATTTTCAGGCCTCATGAATGACAAAGActtaaaatatatagaaagagCTGCTCCAGACCCTCCCTCTGAGTCCCACCCTGTTGCTCCTCCAAATACTCCATGGGCCATGATCCTCTGCCACCAGCGTTCCCAAACCATACCCAAAAAAGTACACATGCACATCCTTTATGAGTACAATCCCTTGCTAAAATGTTGATACTACTGTGAATACAgtgtaaatgcattaaaaagaTTTCATACCTCCGGGGCCCGGTAGCCAGGGGTTCCACTTAATCCGCAGATGAGCTTCTTGTCGAACAGTCCTTCAGCAGAAATGCCGAAGTCGCAGATTTTAATGTGTCCACCCCTATCCACCAAGATGTTATCAGGCTTCAGATCACTGCAAGAAATGCAATAggaacaattaggggcacatttacttagggtcgaatatcgagggttaattaaccctcgatattcgactttcgaagttaaatcctattcgaagttgaaggatttaccgctattcgttcgatcgaacgaataatcgttcgatcgaacgattcaaaggattttaatcgatcgaacgaaattccttcgattaaaaaaagcttagaaagcctatggggaccttccccataggctaacattgtggttcggtaggttttacttggcgaagtagggggtcgaagttttttttacagagacagtacttcgactatcgaatggtcgaatgatttttagttcgaagtagccaattcgatggtcgaagtagccgaaaaaaacgttcgaaattcgaagtattttttcttctattccttcactcgagctaagtaaatgtgctcctatatGTAGGTGATACTTGAGAAAAAGTATACAGTGACTATAAATGTAAATCAGACATAACACAATATTCTAGAGAAGAGAACTGGGATTTTACTGACCAATGAACGACGCCGTTCGAGTGCAGAAACTGGAGGCCAATAATAATCTCTGCAGTGTAGAACctataaaacaaaatagttttcACTGTTTGATACACATTTCATATGGTTTTGTAATTCTTTTTAAACATAATGTTAGTGATTAAGACATTTACATATAGTGTATATTAATAACACCTTTTGGGACCAAAGGCTGGCTACATTAAAGTACAAGTAAAGGTAGTCACTGGTGTGTGGCCTTAATCACTAGCTTGGGTAGGTTATGGCAGGGAGTCATCCTCCTCCTATGGCAAGCATTAAGCACAAGGCTCTGCTACATCCCCTGATCTTTGCTCTGCATTATAAAATGCAAGGACCTGTGCCCAAGTTGCAAAGTGTGGGCTGAGTGTAAAAGTGCACAAAATGTGGTGTTTTCTGCCCACTTTTTACGATTATCTAAATTAGCCCTAATTTGTATCTAGAAGCAAAATTCACAAAGTTTACAGCTAAATCCAACTGGACTGTCAGTTTGCATAagactctttaaaggggttgttcaccttccaaaactttttcagttcagttgttttcagattattccccagaaataaagactttttttcaattactttccattatttatttttttattgtttttcccaaaatcgaagtttaaagttgaatgttcgtgtttgagtctggctgctcagtaattcaggtgcagactctaaacttttacaattttgcaacatttacttgatacattgaCACATTTCTCAAGAgcttctctggagtatcagcaactattgtatgaattctaacagctgcctttagggtaaggccagacgaggagatgcggggagattttgtcgcctggcgacttatcgccacgtcttttgcgcgactatctccccgaactgcctcagcgttttttccccataggctcgaatgaaaagtcgcctgcgctaatgcacacgcggcgatgcgttttcaatagtcgcccaaagttgcctcagtgaggcaactttgggcgactattgaaaacgcatcgccgcgtgtgcattagcgcaggcgattttgtgctgtagcctatggggaaaagatgctgaggcagttcggggagatggtcgcgcaaaagacgtggcgataagtcgccaggcgacaaaatctccccgaatctcctcgtctggccttacccttaaaggggttgttcagcttcacAAAGATGCAGTTATTCTAGCAGATTAAGTTATTTTAAGAATATATGCAAtgcatatgtattaaaaaaatgtctaccgttatTTTAGATAAATCCAGAATTTCTCTCTATGGTAAATTGAATTATTCTTGACAAATCACAgttcactttttatttaaaaatgaaactctTCTGCTGTTTGAATGTGCGTGTTTATATAAGCTGAGTTAGTGGAGGAACTAGCCAGGAGGATAATGtcttactttttatttgtaaGACGGAGACTAAAGGAATTCTTCTGCTGTACATGCAAGGGAAGCACGTGCCAATTGTTTGGGTATTTTTGAAAGGGCGTATTTAGCTTTATGGATACATATTCAAACAGAAACCTTGTTAGTTCTGCTTTGGGGAACATTATTAGTTGAAATATGGGTAGTGATcagtgaaggtgaaccaccccttttatgaaACCAAGAGATtctacagggacaaagataagaacaatatcaactaaatgtatcaatttagaacagtctatagggtcggcaaccccccctcccagagcggttttagaaggtgaaaattacaCAACTAGATGTTTGAAggctaacaacccctttaatacataatgtacaatacAAATAATGTTCTTACGTAAGGATATTAAAACTTACTGGATTGTTTCAGTTGGTAGTCTTCCATTCTTTGAAATGATGTTGTTTAATGTTCCCCCGCAGGCATATTCCAGCACAAAGAAGACTTGCACCTGGTTATAGCGACACATTAAGAAGTGGTGAGACATAGGAACACATGACACAGCACGACTGAATAGATACTATTTTTACTAGTGTTGCTGAGCTCTACTCTTCATACCATTTCTTTTCTCAAGTCAATTAAATTGACCATAAGAATATTTCATCTGTATATTGCAGGTGTCAATCTGGCTGCAAAGTGTCTTACTACCAGAGTGGTGATGAATGTGGGGGCCAGAAACAATATTAAGATAATGACACAGGATTCATCTTTGCTGGTGGAGAAAAAGCAGACATtgccctttgtgtgtgtgtacagtaacAGGTGTGAATGTAATCTACGTGTAACTATGCTTTTGAGATGGATTTTGGCCATGAAGAGCtgtgcattttcttttcaaaattcaCACCATGTGCAGTGGCACCCCCTCATTGTGGTTTTCACCCTACCCTGGACTTTATTAATGGCCCATTATATATCATAGCATATTTAAGACTTAAGTGAGCATTGAATGTGTTATGTGTATTATGCTGACCTAAGTAGGAGAGAATTCTAATGAAACATGTGGCAACACAAACATTATTCTCTACCTCTGATTGGAAGGCTGCATGTAAATGACATAGAAAGGGGCAACTTTTGGCCATCTTCAAGATCCGAGCTTCTCTACTGATCTTCCTGTAGTTGCTCTTGTCAATTTTCTTGGCAATCTTCTTAATTGCCACAAGCTTTTTCTTTGGGGCAAACGATGCTAACATCACCTAGGAATGGAGAGAAAAACACTAAATATTACAAGGTCCACTTCTAGCACAACGAATGACTTAaagagtacagatatgggacctgttatccagaatgcataaccggtctttccgttatttggatctttacaccttacatctatttaaataaaaataaaaccaatatgttggctttgcctccagtaaggatcaattatatctaagtttggtaaaaggcactattttattattaacgaGAAAgaggaaatgattttttaaaatattggattatttggataaaatggagtttatgggaaatggcctctatgtaatttggacctttctggataataggtttctggacaaaggatcccatacctgtagtatccaGAAGGGGCCATGTTTGTTGATTGTATTTGttacaattattaatattatctttacatttatattgataAAATTGTCCTTACACAGTATGCATTTTGATTATATTAATCAGATGGTAAACTAGATCTCACCAAAGGTCTCCAGAGtggccattccctattcatttgtatgggattttgaaGGTCATACAGTATTTCATAAATGGTGGCAGCAAGAgtccccctttgataaatatgataattATAATCCCATACAAGTGAAGAATGTTTGGAAGAATCTCTGTTAAACTGTGGCGAGTTtgttttcaccttttgataaatatgcccctgtaatatacaacatttttgaTTCTCCATCACGTTTTCTGGACGTTTTTATATCGCAATACACAAAGATAAATAATAGGAGGTCCCACTCACCTGGCCAAAGGTGCCCGTTCCAAGTTCTTTGTGGAATATATAGTTCTGGATTTCCAGGGGGGCTGGTCTTTTGACATCCAGGCAGGGTTTCTTACAACAACTTCCACCTTTTGGGATAAAACAAATTCAATCAATagctcaaatatatattttacaaaactcacttttatgcaaaaatataaatatcttcaCATCCATTAATCTAAGCTATTCATCCAACACAAAGGCATTCCtaaggtaaggccacactgggcgttttggggagatttggtcgcctggtgactaatcgcctcgtctttgcggcgaccaatctccccaaacgccttccctcactctgggCCGGCTAAAACGAAAAAACGCCgggctaatcacacacggcgatttgttttccgaagtcgcccgaagtttcctcgtaagggacctgttatccagaatgcttgggacctggggttttctgaataatggatctttctataatttggatcttcataccttaagtctactagaaattcatttaaacattaaataaaccaaataggctggttttgcttcccaaaCAAAATGCctctaaaaaggattaattatatcttagtttggatcaagtacaaggcactgttttattattacaggtatagagaaaaaggaaatcatttttaaatttgaattatttggataaaatagtgtcTATGGGGGGATAACCttctcggagctttctggataatggatcccatacctgtgacaAATATCTGTACCCCATTGCCTTCTAGGTAAAATACATGAATGCCAAAATGTTTGTCAGAAAATTATTGCCTGCACTTCATGCCACAGAAAGCAATGTTGGAATTACCTTCTATGTCTTCGTTTCAATTAAAATGATCATTTTGTCAGTACGTCTGCCACATTTTTATTCTGATCAAACTACTAAACTTAACTCTTGCAGGGGAAGCAAGAAGTCCAAGAGGCAGCCACTCTATGCTCACCAAAAACCCACCAGGCCTTTATGTGCTGCCAGTGCAAATGTAAATCAGAAATacttttgaaaggcgtatttaataaaggatgaactttcactttaacccattgataaataaaaatcCAACAGAAATGGAGAGCggttggaatttcactctagaggactgtggtgatctgtaacttccactctttgataaatataccaccatGACTTGAACCCTTGCCCCCCCCCAATAGGGATCCCCCATAGATATTGGCATAAACTACTAATCTTAAGCATTCCTAAAAAGTCtttttgattacaaaaaaaaaaaatctcttgtgCAGATTGTCTCTTTCAACTGGTCTACCATCTCCTGTCTGTAACAGGAACCAGTTTTACTGTTGGGTTTGTGCAGTGGGGGACATAGAGTATAATTAGGATTTTAGGCATATTCTCAATGTCTGTCTGAAGAATTTAAAAGGGTTTCCTGCAGTATTTTTCATGTTTCCTATTTCCACGTATACTCTCCATAATATTCTCCTAACAGCTTACTATAAGACTCTTCAGAAAAACCCTTACAAAAAGTGGTTTAGGATATTTCATCACCCACAGTATAAGACTAGAGACTACACACCATCCACTGGTCATTTTCCATGTCATTTAACAAACCAGAGAAATGATTGCTTAAAAAACGTTTTATGCAACTTGTTCCAAATTACAGATGCCCCAAAACACTATTTATATAACTTATGGATTCtatattaacaaataaatacTAGGTAAAaactaatgcaataaaaatatatttgcagattATCTCCCTTGCCTTCTAATGGATCTGCTGGGCTCCTTGGTCTTTCCTCTCCTTCTCCTCACTCACTCTATGAACTGCTCTCTGAAGACTTTTTTTATCATCTTCTAATTTCATCTTCTTTTTATCTGTTTCTTCTTCACTTCgcttccttttctttcttccttcatCGCAGATCTTCTCTTTCATATGGGTTTTTACAAACACGATTTTGATCTTCTTCTTCTCATTTGGATCCAGGCTCCTTCTTCTGCTCTCCTCCATATTGCAATCCTGCAATTTTGCACTTTTTCTCCCTTAATTCGCCTCTTTTCACAGCATTAGCTCTGGAacactctgtcactctgtctctcctCCTCGCTCTCCAAAAAGACAGTTGGGCTGAAACTATGTGAGAGACAGTTAAGTGGCAACGTTTTTACCCAGGAGCATCATGTGACCACCAGCAATAAGACATGTGGACATTAGGAAGGATAGGGCATTGACATGTCTCCacagcccccaccttacttcccagaactagaacagcattgttggattccctgtagagatttgtatccagagactcagtgcagtctttatattctgattattaatcaatcagtcttgctgtatcggcttctatggcagatattatttgatttgtgctgttttgataatttatgacgatccctaagcttaacctcccaactgaagcccagaccacactgagcatatgcgagtcttgatattgcagaaatgtccaacaaagttacaagatgcgccaactttgaaagcataaatcatttgtcttattaggctgctggtgcagtaagttcaagtttatatttagtatacaaaatacagcatttctaacattattctattttagactttagttgccctttaaagtcaTTGTATTGCAAGCTATAAGGTTTATGCACCAAAAGAATTTTAGAAATTGCGGCAAATCCTTTATCACTAGCAATGAAGTTAGAGGCCATATGCCCTGCTTAAATAAAAGCATTTGGAGGCCAATAATTTCAATATCTTCATAGTGACTGTATTTATTTGGGGTAAATTGTCTTTTAATTGCGTTTTCACTAAATAGATACATGCAAACATAAACAAGTTAGTAAGTCCAAATtgttgtttatatatgtatgatgTGTTGTGTGTGAAATGTTCCTCttgatttaaaaaccacaaaggggataaagtaaatcacatagtaaaaaaacacataaaaacatcCATAACACACAGAACATGTCAATACATTTAGGACCTGGTGGTATCAGCCTGATGTAGATGACTGAGTAACAGCAAAACTTGCCAGGCTTACCATTGTAGTATAGTGTAAATTGAGGTCAGCTCCTTTTGCACCTCTAATATTGAATTAGTCTTTGATGATACCCTCCTGAGGCCCCACGACAGAAGATGGGTGTACAGAATCTCGGATTAATACATCAGGACAAGGTCAAGGTTCAATTGGCTCCAAGCAGGAGATCAGATTTGAAGTCAAACCCAAAAGAGATGAGAGCAGAAGTCAAGCAGGGAGGTGGAGAACTGATAGTGATGCAGTACAAGGTCTGTAAAAGAAGTCCAAACAGCAAAAGCAATTCAACAAGGTACTGGATAATGAAAATCAAGAAATTAATTACTTCCTTCGGCATCTTAAAACAGGCAAAGGGCACATGTCTGCACTATGTTCTGTCGCTCGTATCAAATGTAGTCCTGAATGTGATGCAGAGCAAAGCAAGATCATGGACACAAGTACTTAATGAATGCACACTAAGGGGAGTGATTTGAGAGCTGCCAGGACCATTACAGTGTGCCATAGATGGTATATGATCATTGGTCAGCAATTAAGTTTGtacacatgaaaacatttttgttacattgttacatttgtaacattttgtctTGTCCATTTGCAATTGCCACCGATCAGTATTTTTAGAATGTAGTTTGTACATGTGCATGTATCCTTATGCCTCCAAaaccttcaaaccaggaatttaaaaaatgaacatctgcttggaggccactggaagcaacatcaaaTAGGTTGGCAACCTAGATTATGCTCATGAGCCACAGGTTGTCAGAGTATGCAATACAGTCCACTTGTAGTCAAATACACacactcttaaaggaaaattcaacccgtgataaaaaaaaaacaaaacaaccctccctcctaccctgggtagaccacCCTCCCTTCTACCCCCAGCCTACCTGTccctgggcaaatggccctaatttttactcacccctccgtgcagattctggccttggagttcacggcagccatcttcttcttctccgttAATCTTAATGTCTTGACGTcattttcggtgcatgcgcagttggaataaatttcaaaaaatgccATGTAGAAAAGGATGCACAACTTATTGCTGCAAGGACCTAGCTGCAGCACCCTTCTTCAAGAAGGGGAACTGAATTTGCATTCTTTAATTTTACAGCATTTCCTGTTGGGAcccaggaaaaatatatttttttggacatcaaggggcccattcattaagttcgagtgaaggaatagaagaaaaaaaactttgaatttcgaggtgtttttttggctacttcgaccttcgactacgacttgaacgattcgact
Proteins encoded in this region:
- the LOC121399894 gene encoding protein kinase C delta type-like isoform X1, which gives rise to MAKSCPFLCHLHAAFQSEVQVFFVLEYACGGTLNNIISKNGRLPTETIQFYTAEIIIGLQFLHSNGVVHCDLKPDNILVDRGGHIKICDFGISAEGLFDKKLICGLSGTPGYRAPEVLLLEWYNAGADWWSLGVTIYEMATAKQPFSPSISVVKEFISIKTPEYPSHMSQELQDLLSKLLEKDKKQRLGVNGNIREHPFFASINWENLEKKKVKTPFQPKMPFASEFSVISPGLSADAFKRERVEELSYVDPTWHWQE
- the LOC121399894 gene encoding protein kinase C delta type-like isoform X2; translated protein: MAKSCPFLCHLHAAFQSEVQVFFVLEYACGGTLNNIISKNGRLPTETIHDLKPDNILVDRGGHIKICDFGISAEGLFDKKLICGLSGTPGYRAPEVLLLEWYNAGADWWSLGVTIYEMATAKQPFSPSISVVKEFISIKTPEYPSHMSQELQDLLSKLLEKDKKQRLGVNGNIREHPFFASINWENLEKKKVKTPFQPKMPFASEFSVISPGLSADAFKRERVEELSYVDPTWHWQE